The Spirosoma foliorum genome has a window encoding:
- a CDS encoding LexA family transcriptional regulator, with amino-acid sequence MDTIVTIQDRLKQVFDALGITIYQIAKELGENPSKFYNILNGRAKPSYDTIMSLLACYPQISADFLIRGIMPVLNPPEGNAQLTITNDDTIEVPFVPVKFYATFVESYSDTINMTDTESFRVRKPLLKGHKNPVVLEISGSSMTPQLIHGAKVLAVPINENNWEYQSGGVYAVMYRDYFVVKRIRDNELLTRKYLTLHSDNPNGGNVTVPLSDIRGLWKIVAIVEAPVE; translated from the coding sequence ATTGACACTATTGTGACTATTCAGGACCGACTAAAGCAGGTTTTCGATGCACTGGGGATTACTATTTACCAGATAGCCAAGGAGTTAGGTGAAAACCCATCGAAATTTTATAATATTTTAAATGGCCGGGCTAAACCATCGTACGACACGATTATGAGTTTGCTGGCCTGCTATCCGCAAATCAGTGCAGATTTCCTGATTCGTGGCATTATGCCTGTGCTTAACCCGCCCGAAGGCAATGCTCAGTTGACGATCACCAATGATGATACGATTGAAGTACCGTTTGTGCCCGTAAAATTCTACGCCACCTTTGTTGAGAGTTACTCGGATACCATCAATATGACCGATACGGAGTCATTCCGTGTCCGGAAACCATTGCTAAAAGGGCATAAAAATCCGGTTGTGCTGGAGATTTCGGGAAGTAGTATGACGCCACAGCTTATTCATGGGGCCAAAGTTTTAGCCGTTCCCATCAACGAGAATAACTGGGAATACCAGTCAGGCGGTGTGTATGCGGTCATGTATCGGGATTATTTTGTTGTTAAGCGTATCCGCGACAATGAGTTATTGACCCGCAAATACCTTACCCTCCACTCCGATAATCCTAATGGTGGCAATGTAACCGTGCCGCTCAGCGATATTCGCGGGCTTTGGAAAATTGTAGCGATTGTTGAAGCTCCAGTAGAATAA
- a CDS encoding transglutaminase domain-containing protein gives MQLNAGCELSFHAQTPTPLVLMLRPRSGAGQWIIREEYQITPTVNVTEFTDMYGNLCQRVVAPEGPFSIHFSATVQTADLIDVAPGAPYTPVEDLPDDVLHYTLPSRYCQSDQLGNLASDITKDAEAGYDQAEAIRKWIHENITYQYGTSNASTSAVDTANSRIGVCRDFTHLGISLCRALNIPARMVVGYLYQLDPMDLHAWFEAYVDGRWFTFDATQAQPRGNRITVAYGRDAADVAFTTQFGPMQLNDMKVWVDTAQNDADESEKKMEEFPTISNSAESMNQNSNQ, from the coding sequence ATGCAACTCAACGCTGGCTGTGAACTTTCATTTCATGCCCAAACGCCAACTCCTTTAGTGTTAATGCTTCGTCCGCGTTCAGGTGCGGGGCAATGGATTATTCGGGAAGAATACCAGATTACGCCCACGGTTAACGTGACCGAATTTACCGATATGTACGGCAATTTATGCCAGCGGGTAGTCGCTCCGGAAGGCCCGTTTTCGATTCACTTTTCGGCCACGGTTCAAACTGCTGATTTGATTGATGTGGCCCCCGGTGCCCCTTATACGCCTGTTGAAGACCTCCCGGATGATGTTCTGCATTATACCTTACCCAGTCGCTATTGCCAGTCGGATCAACTAGGCAATTTGGCCAGCGACATCACGAAAGATGCTGAAGCCGGTTATGACCAGGCCGAAGCCATACGCAAGTGGATTCACGAGAACATCACCTATCAATACGGCACTAGCAATGCCAGCACATCAGCTGTTGATACGGCCAATAGTCGGATTGGAGTTTGCCGTGATTTTACCCATCTTGGTATTTCCCTTTGCCGGGCATTAAATATTCCGGCCCGTATGGTCGTTGGTTATTTATACCAACTCGATCCGATGGATCTACATGCGTGGTTTGAAGCCTACGTAGATGGTCGCTGGTTTACATTTGATGCCACACAGGCGCAACCTCGTGGTAATCGCATTACAGTTGCCTATGGCCGCGATGCAGCCGATGTAGCTTTTACCACCCAATTTGGACCAATGCAGTTGAACGACATGAAAGTATGGGTCGATACAGCGCAGAATGACGCGGACGAAAGTGAGAAAAAGATGGAGGAGTTTCCAACGATTTCTAACTCAGCCGAGTCCATGAACCAAAACAGTAACCAATAA
- a CDS encoding pirin family protein → MATQRTISTINTATPNSVGDGFIGLNAFHPQGSRPYNPFLLLDHHGPMQVKPSNRPKGVDQHPHRGFETVTIVYEGALEHRDSAGNYGKLFAGDVQWMTAASGIIHEEKHEKEFSRQGGQLDFVQLWVNLPAKDKKSPPKYQDIAASKIQTAVLPNGGKLRVIAGELAGLKGPADTFSPIVVADLTLKNGQSETLTIPKEYSLMVYVLSGSANLFGETIDRGQIALMNADGDTITLSTSTDAKLLILAGEPIHEPLAVYGPFVMNTREEILEAFEDFQNGRMGVLN, encoded by the coding sequence ATGGCAACGCAACGAACAATTTCCACTATAAATACCGCTACTCCCAACAGTGTTGGAGATGGTTTTATCGGCTTAAATGCTTTTCACCCACAAGGATCACGCCCGTATAATCCGTTTTTGCTGCTGGATCATCATGGGCCAATGCAAGTGAAACCTTCCAATCGGCCTAAAGGTGTTGATCAACATCCGCATCGAGGCTTTGAGACGGTAACAATTGTTTATGAGGGTGCTTTGGAACATCGCGATTCTGCCGGGAATTACGGAAAACTCTTTGCGGGCGATGTGCAATGGATGACGGCAGCATCGGGCATTATCCACGAAGAAAAACATGAAAAGGAGTTTTCGCGTCAGGGTGGCCAGCTGGATTTCGTACAGTTATGGGTCAATCTACCTGCCAAAGACAAAAAAAGTCCGCCCAAATACCAGGATATTGCGGCATCAAAAATCCAAACGGCAGTGTTACCCAATGGCGGTAAACTTCGGGTTATTGCAGGCGAGTTGGCGGGCCTGAAAGGTCCGGCAGATACGTTTAGCCCGATTGTCGTGGCGGATTTAACACTGAAAAACGGCCAGTCAGAGACGTTAACGATTCCGAAGGAGTATTCGTTGATGGTCTATGTGCTGAGTGGCTCAGCCAATCTGTTTGGCGAAACGATTGATCGTGGTCAAATTGCCCTCATGAATGCCGATGGGGATACAATCACACTGTCGACCAGTACCGACGCCAAATTACTTATTCTGGCTGGTGAGCCTATCCATGAGCCATTGGCGGTTTACGGCCCGTTTGTCATGAATACTCGCGAAGAGATTCTGGAAGCATTTGAAGACTTTCAGAATGGGCGAATGGGCGTATTGAATTAA
- a CDS encoding OmpA family protein, giving the protein MNALGTFTTCLLLLTPLFTNAQPKPDSTGTKVENLGNQVNSEYNEINPMISPDGKTLYYARISHPNNTHGVKGSQDIWYSDLDAASGKWGPARRMGFPLNKDEYNCAYSITPDGQTMLIKGQYNNGNYETRGFSLSKKTANGWSPPQKMDIPNYVNMSKGQFDCGFMSADGKVLLMAFSEKKNSKEDDIYVSFRQKDGSWTKPMELGPEVNTKFTETTPFLAPDGATLYFSSNREGGLGSNDIYVCKRVDKTWKHWSKPVNLGPKVNTDGYDAYYTLAASGDYAYLTTFKNTLGKGDIVRVKLSDDRPTNQPGKLGGGGDDVAGKGDVTRPDPVALISGKVVDQVTGKPIEARIVYQTLPDGTEAGEATSDPLTGEYKIILPYGQKYAIRAIAKDFIAVGENIDLTQSKAFQEIKGKELKLVEIKPGNIIPLNNIFFDTGKAELRPESSPELDRLVTNLNEAPKMTIEVRGHTDNTGSNEINNKLSQDRADAVREYFISKGIEPDRIASKGLGESKPIATNDTEEGRQKNRRVEFVIVKK; this is encoded by the coding sequence ATGAATGCCCTCGGCACCTTTACGACCTGTTTGCTGCTACTCACCCCGCTGTTTACGAATGCCCAACCCAAGCCAGATTCAACCGGCACTAAAGTTGAAAATCTTGGCAATCAGGTCAATTCGGAATACAATGAGATTAATCCGATGATTTCGCCGGATGGCAAAACCTTGTATTACGCCCGGATCAGCCATCCTAATAATACACATGGTGTGAAAGGAAGTCAGGACATTTGGTATTCTGACCTCGATGCAGCCAGTGGCAAATGGGGCCCTGCCCGGCGTATGGGTTTCCCGCTCAATAAGGACGAATACAACTGCGCCTATAGCATAACCCCCGATGGCCAAACAATGCTAATTAAGGGGCAGTACAACAATGGGAATTACGAAACCCGTGGATTTTCGCTAAGCAAGAAAACTGCCAATGGCTGGTCTCCACCGCAGAAAATGGATATTCCGAACTATGTCAACATGAGTAAGGGACAGTTCGACTGTGGGTTTATGTCGGCAGATGGGAAGGTTCTGCTGATGGCCTTTAGCGAGAAGAAGAATAGTAAAGAAGACGATATCTACGTTAGTTTCCGGCAAAAAGACGGCTCCTGGACAAAGCCAATGGAACTAGGTCCAGAGGTAAATACCAAATTTACCGAAACAACCCCATTTCTAGCACCCGATGGCGCTACGCTCTACTTTTCAAGCAACCGGGAAGGGGGTTTAGGTAGCAATGATATTTACGTTTGTAAGCGGGTTGACAAAACCTGGAAGCACTGGTCGAAACCTGTTAATCTCGGGCCAAAAGTGAATACGGATGGCTACGACGCTTATTATACCCTGGCCGCTTCGGGCGATTATGCTTACCTGACTACATTCAAAAATACACTCGGCAAGGGCGATATTGTCCGGGTTAAGCTTAGCGATGATCGTCCGACCAACCAACCAGGTAAATTAGGCGGAGGTGGTGATGATGTGGCTGGTAAAGGAGATGTAACCCGGCCAGATCCGGTTGCCTTGATTAGCGGGAAAGTGGTAGACCAGGTAACAGGCAAGCCTATTGAAGCCAGAATTGTTTATCAGACACTACCCGATGGCACCGAAGCAGGCGAAGCCACATCTGACCCACTTACAGGTGAATACAAAATTATATTGCCCTACGGCCAGAAATATGCGATTCGGGCTATTGCCAAAGATTTCATTGCCGTCGGCGAAAATATTGATCTAACTCAATCCAAAGCGTTTCAGGAGATTAAAGGCAAGGAATTGAAATTGGTCGAAATAAAACCAGGGAATATAATTCCGCTGAACAATATTTTCTTCGACACTGGGAAAGCTGAGTTACGACCAGAATCCAGCCCTGAACTCGACCGACTGGTCACGAATCTGAATGAAGCTCCGAAAATGACTATCGAAGTGCGCGGGCATACGGATAACACAGGATCGAATGAAATAAATAACAAACTCTCACAGGATCGTGCAGATGCTGTTCGGGAGTATTTTATTAGCAAAGGCATTGAGCCTGACCGTATTGCCAGCAAAGGCTTAGGAGAATCGAAACCCATTGCGACGAACGATACCGAAGAAGGTCGTCAGAAAAACCGACGAGTTGAGTTCGTGATTGTAAAGAAGTAA
- a CDS encoding ABC transporter ATP-binding protein, with protein MQNPYIALLRIAWIYARQEKRQYLLVYFMFIMANVVAAVRPLLFGWFIGKLQQQNTNILQAVWLYVGGYFGLEVLEWAFHGPARVMERRLAFNLSRNFLDELFHQTLHLPVGWHKDHHSGATINRIRKAYDALKTFFQDGFIYIQALSKFVFSFGAMLYFSPAFGLVGVALGALTIYVILRFDRPFIKALDETNEREHVVSSTLFDSLSNIITVITLRLEARIQQALADKVSLVFVPFMRLVKINEWKWFVASLLVGLIYIVLAMGYVYQHYVPGQVFLIGGLVTLLGYVNQFTSVFHDVAWQYTQIVQFNTDVQTARSINEAYARHERPEYETLPERWQTIDIDGLNFSHGRTSGAAHKVPNLVDLKIQLGKGKRVAFIGESGSGKSTLLTLLRGLYLPEPGLSVQVDGQPIPDLNAVANTVTLFPQEPEIFENTIAYNITLGLPFGDDEVNEVCRVAHFTEVVKQLPNGLETNIQEKGVNLSGGQRQRLALARGVLAARSSEIVLLDEPTSSVDPKTELAIYRGLLREFADKAIVSTLHRLHLLPLFDYIYIMQDGKIIDEGSFSDLHQHSAVFQEMWAHQKEVMQTEG; from the coding sequence ATGCAAAACCCATACATAGCCTTACTTCGAATCGCCTGGATCTATGCCCGGCAGGAAAAGCGGCAATACTTACTCGTTTATTTCATGTTTATTATGGCCAATGTGGTTGCGGCTGTACGCCCGTTGCTATTTGGCTGGTTTATTGGGAAGCTTCAGCAACAGAATACAAATATATTACAAGCCGTCTGGCTGTATGTTGGGGGGTACTTTGGTCTGGAGGTGCTGGAATGGGCTTTTCATGGTCCGGCACGGGTTATGGAGCGTCGGCTGGCCTTCAACTTGAGTCGTAATTTTCTGGACGAACTGTTTCATCAGACTTTACATCTACCCGTCGGCTGGCATAAAGACCACCATAGCGGGGCAACCATTAACCGGATTCGTAAAGCCTACGATGCGCTCAAAACATTTTTCCAGGATGGCTTTATTTACATTCAAGCCCTATCAAAGTTTGTTTTCTCGTTCGGAGCCATGCTGTATTTCTCGCCAGCTTTTGGACTGGTCGGGGTGGCTTTGGGGGCATTGACAATTTATGTTATTCTTCGTTTCGACAGACCGTTTATTAAAGCACTTGACGAAACCAACGAACGGGAACACGTCGTTTCATCTACCTTGTTCGATAGCCTGTCGAATATTATTACCGTTATTACCCTGCGTCTGGAAGCGCGAATTCAGCAGGCATTAGCAGATAAAGTATCGCTTGTTTTTGTGCCCTTTATGCGGCTGGTGAAGATTAACGAATGGAAATGGTTTGTTGCTTCACTGTTAGTTGGACTCATTTACATTGTTTTGGCTATGGGCTATGTTTATCAGCATTATGTACCCGGACAGGTGTTTCTGATTGGCGGTTTGGTGACTCTGCTAGGTTATGTCAATCAGTTTACGAGTGTGTTTCATGATGTGGCCTGGCAGTATACCCAAATTGTTCAATTTAACACAGACGTACAAACCGCTCGGAGTATTAATGAAGCCTATGCTCGTCATGAACGGCCTGAATATGAAACACTGCCAGAACGTTGGCAAACCATCGACATTGATGGGCTCAATTTTTCGCATGGCCGAACCAGTGGAGCAGCTCATAAAGTGCCTAATTTAGTTGATCTGAAAATTCAGTTAGGCAAAGGAAAGCGGGTTGCGTTTATTGGCGAAAGTGGCTCTGGTAAAAGTACGTTACTAACCTTGCTTCGGGGATTATATTTACCTGAGCCGGGTTTGTCGGTACAGGTCGATGGGCAGCCAATTCCTGATTTGAACGCTGTTGCCAACACGGTAACGCTGTTTCCGCAGGAGCCAGAAATTTTCGAAAACACCATTGCCTATAATATTACGCTCGGTTTACCTTTTGGCGATGACGAAGTCAATGAAGTGTGCCGGGTTGCCCACTTTACGGAAGTGGTGAAGCAACTGCCAAACGGTCTTGAAACGAATATTCAGGAGAAAGGTGTGAATCTGTCGGGCGGACAACGGCAACGATTGGCGCTAGCTCGTGGTGTATTAGCTGCCCGATCGAGCGAAATTGTGCTGCTGGATGAGCCAACAAGTAGCGTAGACCCCAAAACAGAGTTGGCGATCTATCGGGGACTTCTGCGGGAGTTTGCCGATAAAGCCATTGTGTCAACGCTGCACCGGCTTCATCTGCTGCCCTTGTTCGATTACATTTATATTATGCAGGACGGAAAAATCATTGATGAAGGAAGCTTTTCTGACCTACACCAGCATAGTGCTGTTTTTCAGGAAATGTGGGCCCACCAGAAAGAGGTCATGCAAACGGAAGGGTAA
- a CDS encoding ATP-dependent helicase, translating into MVDYISGLNDPQREAVMHGSGPLMIIAGAGSGKTRVLTYRIAHLIDNGVDPFRILSLTFTNKAAGEMRHRIEKVVGTEARNIWMGTFHSVFAKILRIEAKAIGYTSNFSIYDSDDSKSLLRSIIKEMALDDKVYRVNSVFSRISGAKNRLIGPDDYLNNSVIQADDESARMPHIGKIYKQYALRCFAANAMDFDDLLFNTNVLFRDHLDILNKYQHKFQYVMVDEFQDTNVSQYLITRKLAAVHQNICIVGDDAQSIYAFRGANIENILNFQRDYGKENVKIVKLEENYRSTNTIVQAANSIIARNKNQLEKHVFTSNEEGPLIDVIKASSDNEEGRLVASAIFETKMNESLVNNDFAILYRTNAQSRAFEEALRKVSLKYRIIGGLSFYQRKEIKDLIAYLRFVVNQQDEEAFKRIINLPKRGIGDTTIAKLSVIAAEQEDSIWEIVANITKYVAGRASFAIENFATLIKSFKLLLDQKDAFEVASHIAKTSGLLKELYDDKTVEGLARYENVQELLNAIKEFVDNPDNEDKSLATFLQSVSLLTTADEKEDDGDNDRITLMTIHSAKGLEFKNVHIVGLEEDLFPSQMMLESRNDLEEERRLFYVAITRAEKRLTISYAETRYHYGRLKMCEPSRFLMEIDQKYMKVSKQRSAPSRLDFDRPERPNRDRSESTSTGSMAFVRSLAQKTAQRQTPQQAASHTPSPDFAPTSTAELASGQRVEHAKFGFGTVKKVEVNGTERKATIQFEQVGEKVLLLSFAKLRVVV; encoded by the coding sequence ATGGTTGATTATATTTCTGGATTAAATGACCCTCAGCGGGAAGCCGTCATGCACGGCAGTGGCCCGCTAATGATTATAGCTGGTGCTGGCTCGGGAAAAACCCGTGTTCTGACGTACCGGATTGCTCACCTGATTGACAATGGAGTTGATCCCTTTCGGATTTTATCGCTGACGTTTACCAATAAGGCCGCTGGTGAAATGCGCCATCGGATCGAAAAAGTTGTTGGTACAGAAGCACGCAACATCTGGATGGGTACGTTCCACTCAGTGTTTGCCAAGATTTTACGCATCGAAGCCAAAGCGATTGGTTATACCAGCAATTTCTCCATTTATGATAGCGATGACTCTAAATCGCTTTTGCGAAGTATCATTAAAGAAATGGCGCTGGACGACAAGGTCTATCGTGTCAACAGCGTTTTCAGCCGGATTTCAGGTGCCAAGAACCGCCTAATTGGTCCAGATGATTATCTGAACAATTCAGTTATTCAGGCCGATGACGAGTCGGCGCGGATGCCGCACATTGGCAAAATCTATAAACAGTACGCACTTCGCTGTTTTGCGGCCAATGCGATGGATTTTGATGATCTGTTGTTCAACACGAATGTGCTGTTTCGCGATCATTTAGATATTCTGAATAAATACCAGCACAAGTTTCAGTACGTAATGGTCGATGAGTTTCAGGATACTAACGTATCGCAGTATCTCATTACCCGAAAACTGGCGGCTGTTCACCAGAACATTTGTATCGTGGGCGACGATGCCCAGAGTATTTACGCGTTCCGGGGTGCCAACATCGAGAACATCCTGAATTTCCAGCGCGATTATGGCAAAGAAAACGTTAAGATCGTAAAGCTGGAGGAGAATTACCGATCGACCAATACGATTGTACAGGCGGCAAATTCTATTATCGCCCGCAACAAAAATCAGTTAGAAAAGCACGTCTTTACCTCCAATGAAGAAGGCCCGCTGATCGACGTGATTAAGGCATCGTCGGATAACGAAGAAGGGCGTTTGGTAGCCTCGGCCATTTTTGAGACTAAAATGAACGAATCGCTCGTGAACAACGACTTCGCGATTCTATACCGTACCAACGCCCAGTCGCGGGCATTTGAAGAAGCGCTACGAAAAGTGAGCCTTAAATACCGCATTATTGGGGGCTTGTCTTTCTACCAGCGCAAAGAAATTAAAGATCTTATTGCCTACCTACGCTTTGTAGTTAACCAACAGGACGAAGAAGCCTTCAAACGGATTATCAATTTACCCAAACGCGGAATCGGCGACACAACCATTGCTAAACTTAGCGTTATTGCCGCCGAACAGGAGGATTCTATCTGGGAAATTGTGGCCAACATCACCAAGTATGTTGCTGGTCGGGCCTCGTTTGCCATTGAGAACTTCGCCACATTGATCAAGAGTTTCAAACTGCTGCTCGATCAGAAAGATGCGTTTGAAGTAGCCTCGCATATCGCTAAAACGTCGGGCTTATTGAAAGAGCTTTACGATGACAAAACGGTTGAAGGGCTGGCTCGCTACGAAAACGTCCAGGAATTGCTGAACGCCATTAAGGAGTTTGTCGATAATCCCGATAACGAAGACAAGAGCCTTGCCACGTTTCTACAATCGGTCTCGTTGCTTACAACTGCCGATGAGAAGGAAGATGACGGTGATAACGACCGAATAACATTGATGACTATCCACTCCGCTAAAGGACTGGAATTCAAAAACGTGCATATCGTTGGTTTAGAAGAAGATCTCTTCCCAAGCCAGATGATGCTCGAAAGCCGAAATGACCTAGAAGAAGAACGTCGATTGTTTTATGTGGCCATTACCCGTGCCGAAAAGCGGTTGACGATTTCTTACGCCGAAACACGCTACCATTATGGTCGACTAAAAATGTGCGAGCCAAGTCGGTTTCTGATGGAAATCGATCAGAAATACATGAAAGTGTCGAAACAACGATCGGCCCCAAGCCGACTGGACTTCGACCGGCCCGAGCGCCCCAATCGAGATCGTAGCGAAAGTACGTCAACAGGGTCGATGGCCTTTGTTCGCTCCTTAGCGCAGAAAACAGCCCAACGACAAACTCCTCAACAGGCCGCTTCGCATACTCCTTCGCCCGATTTCGCACCCACCAGCACGGCAGAGCTTGCTTCTGGGCAACGCGTTGAACATGCGAAGTTTGGTTTTGGTACGGTAAAAAAAGTAGAGGTTAACGGCACTGAACGTAAAGCCACTATCCAGTTTGAGCAAGTGGGCGAAAAAGTGTTGTTGCTGAGCTTCGCGAAATTGCGGGTTGTAGTATAA
- a CDS encoding DNA polymerase Y family protein, translating to MNRNRISTQTSPTVLFIDMNSFFASCEQQDNYWLRGRPVGVCVYTGRHGCVIAPSIEAKLQGVKTGMRLDQAILLCPELVPVETHPRRYREYHVKIVEVLRTFSDDVVPKSIDEAVVDLTNYQLVYKDMRQVALSIKQAINKKVGDWLRCSIGIAPNVFLAKLASDVQKPDGLTVITPETIDDVLRSLTLTDLPGIGHRMAARLATGGVHTPLDLRYASPNHLQAICKSIVGWHWHLRLNFGGEVDLSTNDELKSMSAMRTISTEQRQTTERLEELLQSLCLTLERRMVNKGLFCQDMSFSCRYHTGKTYNFEVHFSEPKQDGPELYQIIRERLAKFQAAHNCEPVLNEHLRSMSLVVFRFIPAEVVPLNLFTTDTRKNTLRKTLYDLKTKFGADKLIRATELRDNPIYRDVIGFGNIKDL from the coding sequence ATGAATCGGAACCGTATTAGTACACAAACTAGTCCAACTGTGCTATTTATTGACATGAATAGTTTTTTCGCTTCCTGCGAACAGCAGGATAATTACTGGTTGCGTGGGCGGCCTGTTGGTGTGTGCGTGTATACGGGGCGACACGGATGCGTCATTGCGCCTTCAATAGAAGCTAAGTTGCAGGGTGTAAAAACGGGTATGCGTCTGGATCAGGCTATTCTGCTCTGCCCGGAGCTGGTTCCGGTTGAAACCCACCCAAGGCGTTATCGGGAATATCATGTTAAGATCGTCGAGGTACTTCGGACTTTTTCCGACGATGTTGTACCAAAGAGCATCGATGAGGCTGTGGTAGATTTAACAAATTACCAATTGGTTTATAAAGACATGCGGCAGGTGGCTCTGTCTATCAAACAGGCTATTAATAAAAAAGTGGGCGATTGGTTGCGTTGTTCAATTGGTATTGCTCCCAATGTGTTTCTGGCCAAGCTCGCTTCTGATGTGCAGAAGCCTGATGGTTTAACCGTTATCACACCCGAAACAATTGATGATGTTCTACGTTCGTTAACGCTAACCGATTTGCCCGGAATTGGTCATCGAATGGCTGCTCGTCTGGCGACAGGAGGAGTGCATACCCCGTTAGATTTGCGCTATGCCTCACCCAACCATTTGCAAGCTATTTGCAAAAGTATTGTTGGCTGGCACTGGCATTTGCGGCTGAATTTTGGGGGAGAAGTTGATTTGTCGACCAATGACGAACTGAAAAGCATGTCGGCCATGCGGACGATCTCAACCGAGCAACGGCAAACGACCGAGCGTTTGGAGGAATTGCTACAGTCGCTGTGTTTAACCCTCGAACGGCGAATGGTGAACAAAGGGCTCTTCTGCCAGGATATGTCGTTTTCCTGCCGATACCACACCGGTAAAACCTATAACTTTGAGGTGCATTTTTCGGAACCTAAGCAGGATGGCCCAGAACTTTATCAGATAATCAGGGAGCGACTAGCGAAATTTCAGGCAGCTCATAATTGTGAACCCGTTTTGAATGAACATCTGCGGAGTATGTCTTTAGTGGTATTTCGGTTTATTCCTGCCGAAGTGGTGCCACTAAATTTGTTCACGACGGATACTCGCAAAAATACGCTTCGGAAAACGCTCTATGACCTCAAAACGAAATTCGGTGCCGATAAACTGATTCGGGCAACGGAGCTTCGGGATAATCCCATTTATCGGGATGTAATCGGTTTCGGGAATATCAAGGATCTGTAA
- a CDS encoding PIN domain-containing protein codes for MLFLLDTNVLINLIRRNVELPPYSAISIITVAELKAFATKRKWGYQKRLALEKILGEIPIFGIEFSLTDVYATIDAYSQGELMNDPLPVGVSARNMGKNDIWIAATALFYDAELHTSDNDFDHLPAIGLRLNKIGSST; via the coding sequence ATGCTATTCCTTTTAGATACCAACGTATTAATCAATTTGATTCGTAGAAACGTTGAGCTACCTCCCTATTCAGCTATATCTATTATAACTGTAGCGGAATTGAAAGCATTTGCAACAAAGCGGAAATGGGGTTATCAGAAGCGGCTCGCTTTAGAAAAGATTCTTGGCGAAATTCCAATTTTTGGCATAGAATTTAGTTTAACAGACGTATATGCCACAATTGACGCTTATAGTCAGGGAGAGTTAATGAACGATCCTTTACCTGTTGGTGTATCCGCTCGAAATATGGGGAAGAACGATATTTGGATAGCCGCTACCGCTCTCTTTTATGATGCCGAATTGCATACATCAGATAACGATTTCGATCATCTACCAGCCATTGGCCTTAGATTAAACAAAATTGGTTCAAGCACTTAG
- a CDS encoding Fpg/Nei family DNA glycosylase — protein MPELPEVEIRRQYLETSSLHQPIAHIEVEDRKLLTTDYNTLVAALTGRQFVGTHRVGKNLFILTDAPDVIVHMHFGMTGDLEYYHSSIDRPRFARIVFEFTNGFNLGFLCPRKFERVGLIDDIDAFLKRKKIGEDGLSISLDELTAKILPKKAFIKPVLLDQQVVAGLGNWIVDEVLFQAYIHPEQRANTLTESQFGQLHKAIRLVLETAIRYEATYRDFPSSFLIHVREWDDSPYDDVEAHKFCPRCGTRIERSEVGGRTTFFCPKEQVV, from the coding sequence ATGCCAGAACTTCCGGAGGTCGAAATCAGACGTCAATATCTCGAAACCTCATCGCTTCATCAGCCTATTGCTCACATTGAAGTGGAGGATAGAAAACTACTTACAACCGACTATAATACCCTGGTAGCTGCCTTAACCGGACGTCAGTTTGTAGGGACACACCGGGTTGGAAAGAATCTTTTTATCCTGACCGACGCTCCCGATGTGATCGTCCATATGCACTTTGGTATGACCGGCGATCTGGAATATTACCATTCGTCAATTGATCGGCCCAGGTTTGCCCGAATCGTATTCGAGTTTACGAATGGCTTTAACCTTGGTTTCCTGTGTCCCCGGAAATTCGAGCGAGTAGGCTTGATCGACGATATTGACGCATTTCTGAAACGAAAGAAAATCGGGGAAGATGGGCTTTCGATTTCCTTAGACGAGTTAACCGCGAAAATTCTGCCTAAAAAGGCTTTTATAAAGCCAGTTCTGCTTGATCAGCAAGTTGTGGCCGGGTTGGGAAACTGGATCGTCGATGAAGTATTGTTTCAAGCCTACATTCATCCCGAACAACGAGCCAATACACTTACAGAGTCGCAGTTCGGTCAGTTGCACAAGGCTATTCGGCTTGTATTGGAAACGGCTATCCGCTACGAAGCTACGTATCGGGATTTTCCGAGCAGCTTTTTAATTCATGTACGCGAGTGGGACGATTCGCCCTATGATGATGTTGAAGCCCATAAATTTTGTCCTCGTTGTGGCACTCGTATCGAACGCTCGGAAGTGGGTGGTCGAACAACTTTCTTTTGTCCCAAAGAACAGGTCGTTTAA